In Streptomyces alboniger, the following are encoded in one genomic region:
- a CDS encoding O-methyltransferase encodes MTPFDLPQSEDEQARDGRDGQARKTARPSRTARPSRVTLTFDHPLTSAEVDRLQRSTDAQAAVRVPPGVAQAHDRERKLAFDKSSDPEVGALLAVLAAAVPAGGRILETGTGAGMGLAWIAHGLGDREDVEVLSVELDAERAASVRAAGLPPGTSVLVGDALELIGSQGTFDLVFADTPSAKTTGLADIVGALRPGGALLIDDIADATHPESYTRITTLRERLFGDPRLVVAELTCSTGMFLATRRRTQD; translated from the coding sequence ATGACCCCATTCGATTTACCGCAGAGCGAGGACGAACAGGCGCGCGACGGCCGGGACGGACAGGCTCGTAAAACCGCGCGCCCGAGCCGAACCGCGCGCCCGAGCCGGGTCACCCTGACCTTCGACCACCCCCTGACCTCGGCGGAGGTGGACCGGCTCCAGCGGAGCACCGACGCGCAGGCCGCCGTGCGGGTGCCGCCCGGCGTCGCCCAGGCCCATGACCGCGAACGGAAGCTGGCGTTCGACAAGTCGTCGGACCCCGAGGTCGGCGCGCTCCTCGCCGTACTCGCGGCGGCGGTGCCCGCGGGCGGGCGGATCCTGGAGACGGGCACCGGGGCGGGCATGGGCCTCGCCTGGATCGCACACGGGCTCGGGGACCGCGAGGACGTGGAGGTGCTCAGCGTGGAACTGGACGCCGAGCGCGCCGCGTCGGTGCGCGCCGCGGGGCTGCCGCCCGGGACGTCCGTCCTGGTGGGCGACGCCCTTGAACTCATCGGCTCCCAGGGGACGTTCGACCTCGTCTTCGCCGACACCCCGAGCGCCAAGACGACGGGCCTCGCCGACATCGTCGGCGCGCTGCGGCCCGGCGGCGCGCTCCTGATCGACGACATCGCCGACGCCACCCACCCCGAGAGCTACACCCGGATCACGACCCTGCGCGAGCGGCTCTTCGGCGACCCCCGCCTGGTCGTCGCCGAACTCACCTGCTCGACGGGGATGTTCCTGGCCACGCGACGCCGAACGCAGGACTGA
- the dusB gene encoding tRNA dihydrouridine synthase DusB: MPSQPLTIGPHTVQPPVVLAPMAGITNAPFRTLCREFSGGKGLFVSEMITTRALVERNEKTMQLIHFDATEKPRSIQLYGVDPATVGKAVRMIAEEDLADHIDLNFGCPVPKVTRKGGGSALPYKRHLLRAILKEAVSGAGDLPVTMKMRKGIDDDHITFLDAGRIAVEEGVTAIALHGRTAAQHYGGTADWDAIARLKEHVPEIPVLGNGDIWSAADAVRMMNETGCDGVVVGRGCLGRPWLFADLVAAFEGTGAPKAPGLREVSRVMLRHATLLGEWIGDESRGVIDFRKHVAWYLKGFAVGSEMRKRLAVTSSLAELEDGLGELDLDQEWPAGADGPRGRTSGNNRVVLPDGWLKDPYDCAGVSEDAELDTSGG, encoded by the coding sequence ATGCCGTCCCAGCCCCTTACGATCGGCCCGCACACCGTACAGCCGCCCGTCGTGCTCGCCCCCATGGCGGGCATCACGAACGCGCCGTTCAGGACGCTGTGCCGGGAGTTCTCCGGCGGCAAGGGTCTCTTCGTGAGCGAGATGATCACCACGCGCGCCCTGGTGGAGCGCAACGAGAAGACGATGCAGCTGATCCACTTCGACGCGACGGAGAAGCCGCGCTCGATCCAGCTGTACGGCGTCGACCCGGCGACCGTCGGCAAGGCCGTCCGCATGATCGCGGAGGAGGACCTGGCCGACCACATCGACCTGAACTTCGGCTGCCCCGTCCCCAAGGTCACGCGCAAGGGCGGCGGCTCCGCGCTCCCGTACAAGCGCCACCTGCTGCGCGCGATCCTGAAGGAAGCCGTCAGCGGCGCGGGCGACCTCCCCGTGACCATGAAGATGCGCAAGGGCATCGACGACGACCACATCACCTTCCTCGACGCGGGCCGCATCGCGGTCGAGGAGGGCGTCACGGCCATCGCGCTGCACGGCAGGACGGCCGCCCAGCACTACGGCGGCACGGCCGACTGGGACGCCATCGCCCGCCTCAAGGAGCACGTCCCCGAGATCCCGGTGCTCGGCAACGGCGACATCTGGTCGGCCGCCGACGCGGTCCGCATGATGAACGAGACGGGCTGCGACGGCGTCGTCGTCGGCCGCGGCTGCCTCGGCCGCCCCTGGCTCTTCGCCGACCTGGTCGCCGCCTTCGAGGGCACGGGCGCGCCCAAGGCCCCCGGCCTGCGCGAGGTCTCCCGGGTCATGCTCCGCCACGCGACGCTGCTCGGCGAGTGGATCGGCGACGAGTCGCGCGGAGTCATCGACTTCCGCAAGCACGTGGCCTGGTACCTGAAGGGCTTCGCGGTCGGCTCGGAGATGCGCAAGCGCCTCGCGGTCACCTCCTCCCTGGCCGAACTGGAGGACGGCCTCGGCGAGCTGGACCTCGACCAGGAGTGGCCCGCCGGCGCGGACGGCCCCCGCGGCCGCACCTCGGGCAACAACCGCGTGGTGCTGCCGGACGGCTGGCTGAAGGACCCCTACGACTGCGCGGGCGTGAGCGAGGACGCGGAGCTGGACACGTCGGGGGGCTGA
- a CDS encoding helix-turn-helix transcriptional regulator yields MTITAAAPDAGADIRRRELAAFLRSRRERVTPEQAGLPRGTRRRTPGLRREEVAQLSAVGVTWYTWLEQARPIKVSAQVLDAIARALLMDPSERAHLFALAGAVDPRPEAECSALSAPVRRLMHRVAPYPATVQNGRYDVLAHNRSWTHVFGDFDAMEPRDRNCLWLLATSRRWRETFLDRDEMLRDLTAKFRGAMAEHGAEPAWKELRDRLLGVSAEFRELWERHEVATMVPHVKRYQHPRVGLLRLEHRMLWMAPLTQAHRLIAYVPADDETEARLERLAELSGEPGE; encoded by the coding sequence ATGACCATCACGGCCGCGGCGCCGGACGCCGGTGCGGACATCCGCAGACGAGAACTCGCCGCCTTCCTGCGCAGCCGCCGCGAGCGCGTCACGCCCGAGCAGGCGGGGCTGCCGCGCGGCACCCGTCGCCGCACGCCGGGGCTGCGCCGCGAGGAGGTCGCGCAGCTCTCCGCGGTGGGCGTCACCTGGTACACGTGGCTGGAGCAGGCCCGCCCCATCAAGGTGTCCGCGCAGGTCCTCGACGCGATCGCGCGGGCGCTGCTCATGGACCCGAGCGAACGCGCCCACCTCTTCGCCCTCGCCGGTGCCGTCGACCCGCGGCCCGAGGCCGAGTGCTCCGCGCTCTCCGCGCCGGTCCGCAGGCTGATGCACCGCGTCGCCCCCTACCCTGCCACCGTGCAGAACGGCCGCTACGACGTCCTCGCCCACAACCGCTCCTGGACGCACGTCTTCGGCGACTTCGACGCGATGGAGCCGCGCGACCGCAACTGCCTGTGGCTCCTCGCCACCAGCCGGCGCTGGCGCGAGACGTTCCTGGACCGGGACGAGATGCTGCGCGACCTGACCGCCAAGTTCCGCGGGGCCATGGCCGAGCACGGCGCCGAGCCCGCCTGGAAGGAGCTGCGGGACCGGCTGCTCGGGGTATCCGCGGAGTTCCGCGAGCTGTGGGAGCGGCACGAGGTGGCGACGATGGTCCCGCACGTCAAGCGGTACCAGCACCCGCGGGTGGGCCTGCTGCGCCTTGAGCACCGCATGCTGTGGATGGCCCCGCTGACGCAGGCGCACCGGCTCATCGCGTACGTGCCCGCCGACGACGAGACGGAGGCCCGCCTGGAGCGGCTGGCGGAGCTGTCGGGGGAGCCGGGAGAGTGA
- a CDS encoding MFS transporter yields MTLTTPDEKPPAAGPTTPSAPSNPSAFSSYSAPSSPSPLTPLGLLTILLGASLSSIDFFIVNVALPSIERDLHASPATLEMVVAGYAVAYAVLLVLGGRLGDTYGRRKLFLWGVAAFGLTSLACGLAPGAWWLVGARMAQGAASALMLPQVLATIHATTRGERRARAVALYGSVSGLGVVLGQVLGGVLVAADLGGTGWRMAFLVNVPVAVAALLCAVRSVPDSRAEQPRRGDLGGTLLLGSALTALLLPLSEGRATGWPLWSILLLAAAPLLGWAFAAVERRAEDTGGSPLLPPSLLREPGVRLGLALGLPVFIGFSGWMFVSAVTLQQGLGYGALKAGLTLVPMGLTQVAASMLAPRVAARLGGRAMTVAALVHGSGLVVLALTVLWVPWSSLTPLALAPGLALCGLGQGVELALYYRIVLAAVPAARAGAGSGLAATVQQSCLAVGVATVGSLFLSLIPALGMRRAFTAVLGVQLAGLLGLALLGLRLPRRLS; encoded by the coding sequence GTGACTCTTACGACCCCCGACGAAAAGCCCCCCGCGGCCGGACCGACCACCCCCTCCGCCCCCTCCAACCCCTCCGCTTTTTCCAGTTACTCCGCCCCCTCCAGCCCCTCCCCCCTCACCCCCCTCGGCCTGCTCACCATCCTCCTCGGCGCCTCCCTCTCCAGCATCGACTTCTTCATCGTCAACGTCGCCCTGCCCAGCATCGAGCGCGACCTGCACGCCTCGCCCGCCACGCTGGAGATGGTCGTCGCCGGTTACGCGGTCGCGTACGCCGTGCTGCTCGTCCTCGGCGGGCGGCTCGGTGACACGTACGGGCGCAGGAAGCTCTTCCTGTGGGGCGTCGCCGCCTTCGGCCTGACCTCGCTCGCCTGCGGGCTCGCGCCCGGCGCGTGGTGGCTGGTCGGGGCCCGGATGGCGCAGGGCGCGGCCTCCGCGCTGATGCTGCCGCAGGTCCTCGCCACCATCCACGCCACGACGCGGGGCGAGCGGCGCGCGCGGGCCGTCGCGCTGTACGGCTCGGTGAGCGGGCTCGGCGTCGTCCTCGGGCAGGTGCTCGGCGGTGTCCTGGTCGCCGCCGACCTCGGGGGCACCGGCTGGCGCATGGCGTTCCTGGTGAACGTGCCGGTCGCGGTGGCCGCACTGCTCTGCGCCGTGCGCTCGGTTCCGGACAGCCGGGCGGAGCAGCCCCGGCGCGGCGACCTCGGCGGCACACTCCTGCTCGGCTCCGCGCTGACCGCTCTGCTGCTCCCCCTCTCCGAGGGGCGGGCCACGGGCTGGCCGCTCTGGTCGATCCTGCTGCTCGCCGCCGCGCCGCTGCTCGGCTGGGCGTTCGCGGCCGTCGAGCGGCGGGCGGAGGACACCGGGGGCAGCCCGCTGCTGCCGCCGTCGCTGCTGCGCGAGCCCGGCGTGCGCCTCGGCCTCGCCCTCGGCCTGCCGGTCTTCATCGGGTTCAGCGGCTGGATGTTCGTCAGCGCCGTCACCCTCCAGCAGGGGCTCGGTTACGGCGCGCTCAAGGCGGGCCTGACGCTGGTCCCCATGGGACTGACGCAGGTCGCCGCGTCGATGCTCGCCCCGCGCGTCGCCGCGCGGCTCGGCGGCCGGGCGATGACGGTGGCCGCGCTGGTGCACGGCTCGGGCCTGGTGGTGCTCGCGCTGACGGTCCTGTGGGTGCCGTGGTCCTCGCTCACCCCGCTCGCCCTCGCGCCGGGCCTCGCCCTGTGCGGCCTCGGCCAGGGTGTCGAACTCGCCCTCTACTACCGGATCGTCCTCGCCGCCGTCCCAGCCGCGCGGGCGGGGGCGGGCAGTGGTCTCGCGGCGACCGTTCAGCAGTCGTGCCTCGCGGTGGGCGTGGCGACGGTCGGCTCGCTCTTCCTGTCCCTGATCCCGGCGCTCGGCATGAGGAGGGCCTTCACGGCCGTGCTCGGCGTGCAGCTGGCGGGCCTGCTCGGCCTGGCGCTGCTCGGCCTGCGGCTGCCGCGCCGCCTCTCATGA
- a CDS encoding MFS transporter, producing the protein MPYELTHRRKLLILAICCMSLLIVSLDNTVLNVALPTMREEFDASVSGMQWTIDAYTLVLASLLMLAGSTADRIGRRRVFQAGLIVFTVGSVLCSLAPDLESLVAFRMVQAMGGSMLNPVAMSIITNTFTEPRERARAIGVWGGVVGISMAAGPLVGGLLVDSVGWRSIFWVNLPVGLAALVLTMRYVPESRAPRPRRPDPVGQLLVIALLGALTYAIIEAPTAGWTSPLILAFAGAALLALLGLLAYEPRRAEPLIDLRFFRSAPFSGATVIAVCAFASLGGFLFLSTLFLQDVRGLDALHAGLWMLPMAAMTLVCAPLSGRLVGSRGPRLSLLIAGVAMTASGVLFAAFEAENTNGTRFLGYALFGLGFGFVNAPITNTAVAGMPRAQAGVAAAVASTSRQIGQTLGVAVIGAVLASGVASSSYATDFTKASRPAWWIIAGCGCAVLLLGVLTSGRWARGTAERTAERLEATETTPGATDPHRMT; encoded by the coding sequence ATGCCCTATGAACTTACCCACCGCCGAAAGCTGCTGATCCTCGCGATCTGCTGCATGAGCCTGCTGATCGTCAGCCTCGACAACACCGTCCTGAACGTCGCGCTCCCCACCATGCGCGAGGAGTTCGACGCGAGCGTCTCGGGCATGCAGTGGACGATCGACGCGTACACGCTCGTACTCGCCTCGCTCCTCATGCTCGCGGGCTCGACCGCCGACCGGATCGGCCGCCGCAGGGTCTTCCAGGCGGGCCTGATCGTGTTCACCGTCGGCTCGGTGCTCTGCTCGCTGGCCCCCGACCTCGAATCACTGGTGGCGTTCCGCATGGTCCAGGCGATGGGCGGCTCGATGCTCAACCCCGTCGCGATGTCGATCATCACCAACACCTTCACCGAGCCGCGCGAGCGGGCCCGCGCCATCGGCGTCTGGGGCGGTGTCGTCGGTATCTCCATGGCGGCGGGCCCGCTGGTCGGCGGGCTGCTCGTGGACTCGGTCGGCTGGCGCTCGATCTTCTGGGTCAATCTGCCGGTCGGCCTCGCCGCGCTCGTCCTGACCATGCGGTACGTCCCCGAGTCCCGCGCCCCTCGCCCCCGTCGCCCCGACCCGGTCGGGCAGCTCCTGGTGATCGCGCTGCTCGGCGCACTGACGTACGCGATCATCGAGGCGCCCACCGCGGGCTGGACGTCACCGCTGATCCTCGCCTTCGCGGGCGCGGCGCTGCTGGCCCTGCTCGGTCTGCTGGCCTACGAGCCGCGCCGCGCGGAGCCCCTCATCGACCTGCGCTTCTTCCGCTCGGCGCCGTTCAGCGGGGCGACGGTGATCGCGGTCTGCGCGTTCGCGTCGCTCGGCGGTTTCCTCTTCCTGTCGACGCTGTTCCTCCAGGACGTACGTGGCCTCGACGCGCTGCACGCCGGCCTGTGGATGCTGCCGATGGCGGCCATGACGCTGGTCTGCGCGCCGCTGTCGGGCCGCTTGGTCGGCAGCCGCGGGCCGCGCCTCTCGCTGCTGATCGCGGGGGTGGCGATGACGGCATCGGGCGTGCTCTTCGCCGCGTTCGAGGCGGAGAACACGAATGGGACCCGTTTCCTCGGATACGCCCTGTTCGGCCTGGGCTTCGGTTTCGTCAACGCGCCGATCACCAACACCGCCGTCGCCGGAATGCCGCGCGCCCAGGCGGGCGTCGCCGCGGCCGTCGCCTCCACCAGCCGCCAGATCGGCCAGACGCTGGGCGTCGCGGTGATCGGCGCGGTCCTGGCGTCGGGCGTGGCCTCGTCGTCGTACGCCACCGACTTCACGAAGGCGAGCCGGCCCGCCTGGTGGATCATCGCGGGCTGCGGATGCGCGGTGCTGCTGCTCGGGGTGCTGACGAGCGGGCGGTGGGCGCGGGGGACCGCGGAGCGGACGGCGGAACGGCTGGAGGCGACGGAAACGACGCCGGGCGCCACCGACCCGCACCGCATGACATGA
- a CDS encoding aldo/keto reductase yields MRTLTLGTTGPRTSALGLGCMGMSALYGEADRTESIATIHAALEAGVTLLDTGDFYAMGHNELLIGEALRTAPAARREQALTSVKFGALRDPDGGWSGYDGRPAAVKNFAAYSLQRLGVDHIDVYRIARIDPDVPVEETVGAIAELVEKGYVRHIGLSEVGAGTIRRAAATAPVSDLQIEYSLISRGIEAQILPTAAELGIGVTAYGVLSRGLISGHFTRDRKLAANDFRAMSPRFQGENLDRNLDLVEALRKIADEKGVSVAQTAIAWVLAQGPRHGAAVVPLVGARRRDRLEEALGALDVTLDAADLAAIEAAVPADAAAGARYPQAQMAHLDSEH; encoded by the coding sequence ATGCGTACTCTCACCCTCGGAACCACCGGCCCCCGCACCTCCGCCCTCGGCCTCGGCTGCATGGGCATGTCCGCGCTCTACGGAGAGGCGGACCGCACGGAGTCGATCGCGACCATCCACGCCGCCCTCGAAGCGGGCGTCACGCTCCTGGACACCGGCGACTTCTACGCCATGGGACACAACGAACTGCTGATCGGCGAGGCCCTGCGCACCGCCCCCGCCGCCCGCCGCGAGCAGGCCCTCACCAGCGTCAAGTTCGGCGCCCTGCGCGACCCGGACGGCGGCTGGTCGGGGTATGACGGACGCCCGGCGGCCGTCAAGAACTTCGCCGCGTACTCGCTCCAGCGCCTCGGCGTCGACCACATCGACGTCTACCGCATCGCCCGCATCGACCCCGACGTCCCGGTCGAGGAGACGGTCGGCGCCATCGCGGAGCTGGTCGAGAAGGGGTACGTCCGGCACATCGGCCTCTCCGAGGTCGGCGCCGGGACGATCCGCCGGGCGGCGGCCACGGCCCCCGTCTCCGACCTCCAGATCGAGTACTCCCTCATCTCGCGCGGCATCGAGGCACAGATCCTGCCGACGGCCGCCGAGCTGGGCATCGGCGTCACGGCGTACGGGGTGCTCTCCCGCGGCCTGATCTCCGGGCACTTCACCCGCGACCGGAAGCTGGCCGCGAACGACTTCCGTGCGATGAGCCCCCGCTTCCAGGGCGAGAACCTCGACCGCAACCTCGACCTGGTCGAGGCCCTGCGGAAGATCGCCGACGAGAAGGGCGTCAGCGTCGCGCAGACCGCCATCGCCTGGGTGCTCGCGCAGGGCCCCCGGCACGGCGCTGCCGTCGTGCCGCTGGTCGGCGCGCGCCGCCGGGACCGTCTTGAGGAGGCGCTGGGCGCCCTCGACGTGACGCTCGACGCGGCCGACCTCGCCGCGATCGAGGCGGCCGTCCCCGCCGACGCGGCAGCCGGCGCGCGCTATCCGCAGGCACAGATGGCACACCTCGACAGCGAGCACTGA
- a CDS encoding TetR family transcriptional regulator encodes MAATTAPLTPERILEATEEMLRRHGAARATVVDVARALGVSHGTVYRHFRTKAELRGAVTRRWLDRTSETLSGIVTGAEPPGAKLRHWLAGLFEAKQHKAGDDPELFATYSVLVAENSDVVDDHIADLTGQLTAIIQEGVDKGDFASPDPAVSARAVFDATSRFHDPAYAPQWSRPGIEDAFAAVLDLTLRGLRA; translated from the coding sequence ATGGCGGCAACCACGGCTCCCCTGACCCCCGAACGCATCCTCGAAGCGACCGAGGAGATGCTGCGCAGGCACGGTGCGGCCAGGGCCACGGTCGTCGACGTGGCCCGCGCCCTCGGGGTGAGCCACGGCACGGTGTACCGCCACTTCCGTACGAAGGCGGAGCTGCGCGGCGCGGTGACGCGGCGCTGGCTGGACCGTACCTCCGAGACGCTCTCCGGAATCGTCACCGGCGCCGAGCCTCCCGGGGCGAAGCTCCGCCACTGGCTCGCGGGCCTCTTCGAGGCCAAGCAGCACAAGGCGGGCGACGATCCCGAACTCTTCGCCACGTACTCGGTGCTGGTCGCCGAGAACAGCGACGTGGTGGACGACCACATCGCCGACCTCACGGGCCAGCTCACGGCGATCATCCAAGAGGGCGTGGACAAGGGGGACTTCGCCTCCCCCGACCCCGCGGTCTCGGCCCGCGCGGTCTTCGACGCGACGAGCCGCTTCCACGACCCCGCCTACGCCCCGCAGTGGTCCCGTCCGGGCATCGAGGACGCGTTCGCGGCGGTCCTGGACCTGACCTTGCGCGGCCTGCGGGCCTAG